The nucleotide window ATTCACCGATTTGCTAAAAGTTCATCAATTTCTTGATCCGTGAAACCAAACTGACGAAAGATCCGAATAACGTAAGGTGGAGACAATTCACCTGCACCCATATCGATGGGAGCTATTCTTTTCCGACCCTCAACGATACGCAGGTATATGTCGTGATCACCCTTTCCATGCCTGAGAAAAGAACACCCACCGCCTACCAGTATGCGCAGTAGTTCCCTGGGCGTGAGGGATGGAATATTTTTAGGCATGAACCGCCCTGAGTTCGTATGTTTCTAATGTAGGTTCTTGCCCTTCTACGGATAGAAATTCGTGCAATTCATTGATAGCAATGGGTGCTGTAAAAAGTGATGGATCGTCAGAGAAAGCCAATTTCAGAGATGCTATAGCCTCTCTCATTTTTATAAGCGCTTCTTCTTTTGTAGACCCCTGGCTGACAACACCATTTTCCAAGCACAACGCCACCCAGTAGTCACCACTTCTTCTTAAAACAGTCATGAGGAATGACATCCTTCAACCTCCTTAATTGCTGTTCAAATACGATTATAAACTATCTCTTTTTTTCAGGGTTGCCCATGCTTAAGTTGTATCACCCTATAGTCATAGGGGCGTGAGGGGGGAGGGGTTAAGAGTGAGGGGGAAGCGGAAAGAGTCATGGTTGTCTGCTCCGGATATAGTTGGTGATTTTGCGGCTTAATTCGTCACACTGCCATAAAAGCTCATCTACATGTTCGCTGGCCAGCAGTTCCATGGCTTCGAAGACAAGCAGCATGGATACATTTTCGAAAATGGATCGTCTGGCGATGTTGAGAAATTGCTGAAACTCTTTTGAATGCAAGCTTCCACTGCCTTCAGCAATGTTATTGGGAACGGAAAGGCCTGCAGCACGAATCTGCTCAGCATAGCGGTAGAGTTTTCGTTGCTCAAGGTTATCAGCCACTTTATGAAAACGCACTGAAAGTTCTTTGCCCAGTTTCCAAATCTCGAGATCTTCAAAACGAAAATGTGGTCTTTTCATTTATCCCCTTTCCGCTTGCCCCTTAACTCTTCCCTATTTCCTAAATAAGATCTGCAAGTTTGGCCGGGTTGTCCACCATGAGGGCGTGATCGGGAACCTTTTTCATTCACCAATTCTCATATAAATCCGGCCAAGCATCGTGTTGTCAATGTGCAGTCCCGCAGCTTTTAATCTTTCAATTTTGGGCTTAGCCAAATCAATCAGACCTTTTCGCTTCGCCAAGATAATAAGTCCTATGGAACCAATCAAGGGAATATCAAAAAGGGCAGCACACTTGCGTGCCTGCAAATCATCCAAGACGACACATACTCCGTCTTTTCCAAACGCCAGAGTTAAAACCTCGCTTTCACCCTGACCTAAATCCCATGCAGCGATCAAGGGGTGTGTTGTTGAAGAACTCTTCCGGATCACCTTAGAATTGTATGAGAGTCCTGATAAATAGGGTTCTATTGATCTTTTCTTCTCAACTTCCCCGACAACGCCTTTGGGGATTATCCATGATTTGCCTAAGGGGCTTATTGTTTTTAAAAGATCCGCTTTCCCAAGTAGTATAATTGGTGAAGCATTGAGGATAAAATTATCACTCATAGCCGGCCTCTTGCAGGACCTCCTCTGCTGAATATTGAAAAGGGGATACGTTGAATTTTGACAATGCCAATAAAAAGTCCTCACGGTTCATGCCCGCTATCTCAGAAGCTTTCTCCTGGGAAACGACACCCATTTCGTACCATTTTACTGCCGCAGTCAGACGTATCTCATCTGAAAACTCAACCGGTGTTTTTCTGAGCGCTGAAAATACGCTTAAAGGCAGCTTAAGGCTTATAGTCTTGGTTTTCATTTTATGTTCCTCCTTCTTCCTCTTGGTTTAGTTGGTGGGGGTCAAATCTTTATCCTTGACATTGCTCATAAGGCATAGCGGGTAAGCTGGCAAGCTCATAAACGAATTGGCTCACAATTCCATGTTAAGTCTTATAAACATTATCGTGATGGTCAAAATCAAGCAGTGTAACTATCTTCTGCTCCTCGTTAATTTCATATACCAGAACGAAAGACCCGCCTATATGCACTCTACGTTTGTTTTGCAGAGGTTTCCTTAACGGCTTAAAATGATGAGGTTCCGGATCCTTTCTTTTAAGCTTTTTAAGCTTCTTGTCGAGGCCCTCTTTAATTGCAAGCCGGTACACTATCTTAAACCGTATCTTTTACCAAAGTCTTCGACCATAATAGACTTCTCCTGCTCAATGTCTTTCATCCTCATAATAAAATCGCGACGCAGCTCTGGTTCTTCCATAAGACTCTTCTTGAGTTGAACAATATCTTGCTGCAAATCAACCACCTTTTGGTAAACGGCTTCAAGGGTTATATTCTTCATTTTATATTCTCCTCATTAAGTGATCTTTTATATAGTAAGCTTACAAGGCCGGGATTTCAATTTAAATATAAAGGCGGGGAAAGGGGTAATGGGGTCAAATCTTTATCCTTGACTTTGGTCCTTCGGAGCTGGCAGTAATTCTGTTCAACGTTCTATGTTCAAGGTTCAAGGTTGTTCCTTCGGAGCGGGTAAACTCAACAGCTCATTGGCTGGCAAGCTGTCAACTTACTTTTCGTATTTTTTTGTTTTCCAGAATGAGATTTTCTGTAGAAATATTAAATATATCGGTTAGAGAGTACCGTTCGGTTGCATCCAGGACCTCTAATCCTATCAGCTTTCCATTCTCATCTAAATCGATATTTAATCCCTCTTCTATCTCTACTGTTCGATCTACATATTTTTCCTGTAAACGGACATACAGGGCGTCTACTTCCCTGTCATATTCTATTCTCATGATTTCCCTCCCTTTACCATTGCAGTAACTATAATTATATCACTATTTTCAATTTTATATGTTATTTGAAGTAGGGCGAGTTCCGATGGCTCTAAACGCATTTTTTCTTTCCTTTATAGAATCTTCTAATCTATCAGGATTATTTATAGTGTCTTTAATTTCCTTCTCAGTAATTTTTCTCCATTTTATCTGTCTTCTTGCATGCCTGCTTAATTTTAGATTCTTCAAATTCATCTTTTTATAAAACCGAGGTTATTATTGGTTTCTCTGGTTTATTTTGTTTCTTTGGTCTGTCTTGTTGAGAGATACCAATTGATGGTCTCTTTTAGTCCCTCCTCGAAACCCACTTTCGCACTGAATCCGAACCCATTG belongs to Pseudomonadota bacterium and includes:
- a CDS encoding type II toxin-antitoxin system HicA family toxin; this encodes MPKNIPSLTPRELLRILVGGGCSFLRHGKGDHDIYLRIVEGRKRIAPIDMGAGELSPPYVIRIFRQFGFTDQEIDELLANR
- a CDS encoding type II toxin-antitoxin system HicB family antitoxin; amino-acid sequence: MSFLMTVLRRSGDYWVALCLENGVVSQGSTKEEALIKMREAIASLKLAFSDDPSLFTAPIAINELHEFLSVEGQEPTLETYELRAVHA
- a CDS encoding four helix bundle protein, whose amino-acid sequence is MKRPHFRFEDLEIWKLGKELSVRFHKVADNLEQRKLYRYAEQIRAAGLSVPNNIAEGSGSLHSKEFQQFLNIARRSIFENVSMLLVFEAMELLASEHVDELLWQCDELSRKITNYIRSRQP
- a CDS encoding DUF3368 domain-containing protein; the protein is MSDNFILNASPIILLGKADLLKTISPLGKSWIIPKGVVGEVEKKRSIEPYLSGLSYNSKVIRKSSSTTHPLIAAWDLGQGESEVLTLAFGKDGVCVVLDDLQARKCAALFDIPLIGSIGLIILAKRKGLIDLAKPKIERLKAAGLHIDNTMLGRIYMRIGE
- a CDS encoding UPF0175 family protein — translated: MKTKTISLKLPLSVFSALRKTPVEFSDEIRLTAAVKWYEMGVVSQEKASEIAGMNREDFLLALSKFNVSPFQYSAEEVLQEAGYE
- a CDS encoding type II toxin-antitoxin system RelE/ParE family toxin, whose product is MYRLAIKEGLDKKLKKLKRKDPEPHHFKPLRKPLQNKRRVHIGGSFVLVYEINEEQKIVTLLDFDHHDNVYKT
- a CDS encoding DUF2283 domain-containing protein; amino-acid sequence: MRIEYDREVDALYVRLQEKYVDRTVEIEEGLNIDLDENGKLIGLEVLDATERYSLTDIFNISTENLILENKKIRKVS
- a CDS encoding DUF4258 domain-containing protein yields the protein MKNLKLSRHARRQIKWRKITEKEIKDTINNPDRLEDSIKERKNAFRAIGTRPTSNNI